Within Alphaproteobacteria bacterium, the genomic segment AGATATAAATCATGTCATGAAATATTATCCTGTGAAAATAGTGTTTTTAATGAATGAGGATAATAAAAATAATTTATTTAAATTTGTTGATTATTGTGAAAAAAATATTCCGTTGTTATCAAAAATTACTATAGGAGCTATTCGAGATGAATCTGATTATTATAATGATGATATAAAAGGTATTATACCATTGCAAGAATATGCAAATATTATACAAGATTTTATAGATAATTATAAAGGCAATTTAAATGTTGATATATTCCCTGAAGGCATTCTTTATACAGATAACTTACCAGAAAACATGCCGAATCAAATAAATAGATTTAAATCAGTATTCCCTGAAAATGATAAAGGGGAAATGGTTTATGCAGATTGTTTATATGACATAGGTATAGATAATTTAGAAGTTTTACCTGAAACCTGCAAATTAGAGTATAAAGATTTTAAAACTTGTCCTAAAACAGGAAAAACTAGATGTATTACTGATAAAATCAAATTAGTTAATATAAATAACATTACCAAGAAATAATATTTTTAGATTTTGTATTTATAGTCACCTCTTTTTCTAAAGGTAATGCTATCTTATCATCACAATGACCAGCTGGGAAATTTAATATTATAGGGATATTATAATCTTTAAAAAAATCTGCGATCATATCACTCATAGAGCAATGGAAAGGTATGTGATACTGTGGTGTTTCATAAAAATTCCCCACAATTAAACCTTTTATATTATCTAACTTACCAGCATTTTTCAATTGATATAACATTCTTTCTACTTTGAATATGAATTCTTTTTTCTCTTCTATAAATAATATTTTATTATTAAGATCAAGTTCATATGGTGTCCCCATATTAGCCATTATAATAGTTAATGTTCCTCCAGATATATTTCCTTTGCATTTACCTTCTTTTAATATTTTAATGTTTTTAGAAATGATTTCATTTCTTAGTTTTTTATTGTTTTCTTGTTTAAGAAACTTTACTAAATATTTAAGAGTATCATGATTTTTATCACAATTTAAATATGCAATATCTATTAAGTTGGGCCCAAAAAATACATCAATATTAGGAGAGTATTTTGTTAATGCTATGTTAAGCATGCTTATATCACTATATCCTATAAAAATCTTTTTTTTATTTATAAGATTGTAGTCAATTTTATCAAGTAACCTAATGCTACCATATCCACCTTTTGCACATAATATTATATCTATATTATCGTCAATAAAAAATTCATGTAAATATTTTATTTTTTCTTCATCTGTACCAGCTAAATATCCATTTTGTTGAGAAACTTGAGGAGCAACAACAACATTAAAGTTATTATCCTTTAAAAAATTAGTTGCTGATTTCAAATAATCTTCTTTTATCCAACTTGCTGGAGCTATGATTCCTATAGTTTTTTTCATTTTCATACCACTTATTCATAAAAATATAAGAATATATTATCATATGAAAAAAACTTATGCAATCTTTTTTTATTTTTCCAAATCACTCTTCAAAAAACATTAAAATACACTCTCATAATATAATCAATATCACAGTTTATGAAAAGAGTTTATAAATTTGTTGAAATTCTTTTAATAATAATATATATAATTATATATGACTAATTATTGTGGCATAGATTTTGGTACATCCAACTCTACTCTAGGACTATATATAAACAATGAAGCATTTCTAGTTAATCTAGAACATAATCATAAAACAATTCCTTCGGCAGTTTTCTATGAAGAAGAAACTAATGAAATTATCTAAATTCTTTCCCCCAAGATTCAAAATCATGCCCTGAAAAAGAGAGAATTATTTCACCATCTCCTTTTAATAATTTAATTGCTTTTCTTAAAGCTTTTATTTTATCATCAATTGAAACAAATTCATTAATTACATTAAAAGAAAAAAGAACAGAATCAAATTTATTCTTAAAATCATATTTTAAGAAATCTCCATTAATTATTTCTTGTTTTGGATATTTTTTTTTGCGATATCAACCATATCCTTATTTAGCTCTATACCTGAATATGATTTAA encodes:
- a CDS encoding 4Fe-4S cluster-binding domain-containing protein — protein: MLDTQSEKKIKLKKLTVKLNYDNAKWKEVYSDYHKTMLLFITTSCQLNCPKCFCLPERIAIKKEISLETIEKIIKNNPIVDKYDIMGGEPSLHSNFLDILNLFEKNNKKIGLYTNALLLSKLPTDYKNLKINMAFHSIESSNSADKPISKSIVDINHVMKYYPVKIVFLMNEDNKNNLFKFVDYCEKNIPLLSKITIGAIRDESDYYNDDIKGIIPLQEYANIIQDFIDNYKGNLNVDIFPEGILYTDNLPENMPNQINRFKSVFPENDKGEMVYADCLYDIGIDNLEVLPETCKLEYKDFKTCPKTGKTRCITDKIKLVNINNITKK
- a CDS encoding LD-carboxypeptidase; the protein is MKKTIGIIAPASWIKEDYLKSATNFLKDNNFNVVVAPQVSQQNGYLAGTDEEKIKYLHEFFIDDNIDIILCAKGGYGSIRLLDKIDYNLINKKKIFIGYSDISMLNIALTKYSPNIDVFFGPNLIDIAYLNCDKNHDTLKYLVKFLKQENNKKLRNEIISKNIKILKEGKCKGNISGGTLTIIMANMGTPYELDLNNKILFIEEKKEFIFKVERMLYQLKNAGKLDNIKGLIVGNFYETPQYHIPFHCSMSDMIADFFKDYNIPIILNFPAGHCDDKIALPLEKEVTINTKSKNIISW